GTAGTCAAATTAATAGGGGGGTAATACAGAGAAATATCtactatatttattatagacGACTagtttattataattatttttaatttcttataagtttttgtttatttactcaaaataaacaatatgaataaaaataaaaatagaaaaagttttgtataaaaaaaaagttatcataaaaaagaaaatgatttgtatattatataaaataagtaatattgcaataaataaaataagtagaTATATCTGTATAAACTATGTATTAATTTGATTCTTTTATATGCTACAAGAGTATTTTATTgttcaattaataaataagtatataaatttttttctctctcTTTCTcaccatatatatataaatttatgtatatatttttacatatttttttattttacatatatactttaatttttatatgaataaagtaataaatttaaatgatatacACTTTCGATAaggaataatataaatagtagaaaattaaaatgagATAAAGGGGAAAAAATGTGAATACAGAGGTAAAAGtacttaaaaattaaaatgttaAAAGGTGAGAtgtttttgttaaaattgtttatatttacataagATATTTATTGTATTTGTTTATGTGTTATGTATAAGAATTTAGAtagttttaaataattaaagacTCAATTTTAAATACTTCTTAACAAAAgagttaataaaaacaaataaaattaagaattcgcagtttttttatcaatacGTTTTTTGCAATATTTTATAAGATTTTAAATAGGTAATTAATAAGTTCAATATATAAgcaatataaattatatatgggaagtaattttataataaataaaattagtagAAATAACTCTgtgttctttattaatttgattGTTCAGTAAACTACTAGTCAATAAATGACATTATTAACCTATTTATATCCTTATTAAGAAGAAACATAATGATACTGAAAATTTAGTTGTGCATGTAAAATATTTGAGAAAAATACGTGCACTATGTTACGTGCTTTAGTATGCatacacaaaaaaatatatatatacatatgatTTTCTAATTTTCTATTCAATGattttgctagagtattaggtaaaatattaataaagagcacgTAGAGATGCCCCTACTCATTTTAGTTATTGCAAAAGTATGATTAtactattaataaataaacttTATATATTGAGTTTACATAACTGTGTAATTATTGCTTTAAAggaatttattttctttaataaaaatacgcttttatttttattaaaaatttaaatccatgttaaaattattaagtaaaataatcaataaaaaaaacaacgtgaaaattaaaaattaagtattaatgaaaacataatattttttatttttcttttaaattttaaattaaaatttttttttttaaaaaaaaagattaaacaAAATTTGCGACGGAATTTTAAAATCCccaaaattttaaaaattaatttatcaaaatccttttttttttttctcttaaaaAGAATCtgtttcatataaaaaaaataatttttttttaggattACTAGTTAAAGATACCATTAAACTTTTATAGTATAATAGATGTTCTTTCGGAAAATAGAAATTTATCCATGTATTTgctagtttaaaaaaaaaatataaccaTTATTTAAGTGTGTGTTCATTTTAttagatttatttttattaattttaaaaaaaaaaaaagattttttttgGGAAGATATAAacgaaaaaatttttaatggaAATGGCCTTTGTAAAACTTTTGTAGTCAAATAGAATTAattcttaaaataaaaattaaatttaaaattaaaagaaaaacaaaggAATTCtgttttcattaatatttaatttttatgtatttttaaatgatttaataactataattaaatttatttgtttcttttaattaattattttatacaaTCAATTTTCTTAATGaagatataaatttttaataaaaataaaggttgaatttttttttaattaaataaatgcTTCTAAAACAATTAATTTACTTGATTTTTTAACAATCTAGAAAAGTCATTAAATGACCATTAGTAAATAAATTAGAGAGAGAATATACCTAGTTAATTCACTATTTTACATATTATTAACAGAACATTGTattataaaaggttaataatatctattattaacctatatataaatatatacgtgcataatattttttttttgatgttcttaaaaaaaaatagataaaataatttgttttttctgTGTAGCGAATGACAATTATATGGCACACATATTAACATAAATGAGAGATAACTAGTAAAGTACATATTAAAcgataaataattaaaaaaatatattagtaaatctttatattaaaaataaaataaaatttgcgTTAAATTTAACATAatttataagaaataaattaatatttataataacagatattttagtaaataaaagaagTGGACATTTCTCTACATACTCCATTAAATTGACTGTTTAAACTACTACAAAAGTATTTAAGCACCTACTTAATAAATCAACTGCAAAAATCTCTGAAtggccaattaataaatcattaaaataGTATATATAACGTAAGTGtagttttttatatgtatggaataaaataatgtataaaatttttttttttcaaaattccTAAACTAGTTTATAATGaaagtaatgaaaaaaaaaaaaaaggtaaaatataaatatgaaataattaCAACAAATAATAACgaaaaaaatagtttaaaATATtgcataaaaatttattaaagcatataaaatgaaaaaaaaattgaaatttttttgttaaaaattttcttcttcaaaGAAGGATACTTCCATAACTTCATCTGCCTTACATATATCatgtaaattattattttcatattctttaaatattttattctcTTCGTTATCCTTTTCCGATTCCCCATTAttatatgtaataaaaataaaaatacaagaACATATCAATAAACCACCAAATATTCCTCCTGCGATTTTGACTGCTTCACTaccaaaattattttttttacttttattatccTTTTCATTTGATTTTTGATTGCTTTTATCATAAAGAATATTCctgttaatattattatttattgaaatatttgtactttctttctttattatttcattcaAATGATTTTCTGTGTCGTTTTTCTCATCTTTCTTAGTcgattttttttgataatttatttttatttcatttaaattttttataatacctTGAATAAAAAGAAGACTATAACTTATTTCATGAAAAAGTTCTTTATTTATctgtatattattttttatattctcaaaaatttcttttgattcacttgtttttttcttaattattctttttttctcattaatTTCTTCTAATATCTTTTCGTTTACTTCTTTTGATAAGTCataatcattttcattttgatAAAGATCTATATCTCTCAATAAAGATTTTGTTCTTTCtattaaataagaaattttttctGCATACATTATCATTTTActgttttcattattattaacatGTTCTATTTCACTTATTTTTTTGGATTCATATGTAATCtcttcatatatattattagttttttgaaaaaaatctGAATTTTTGCTCTCAGTGAGTATTTCTTgttcctttttctttataaaatcttcaatttcttttaatatatttttattgcttaaaaatttatgtttttgACTCTCTACAATATTTTCATGTATTTTTGCTATATCAATAAATTTTTCAGCAATCTTTTCCATTTCTTTCAGTTTAGTATTACTGATATTTCTATAAATAtcatttatgtatattttttcttctttaaattttttataaagacGTTTTAATTCCCTTAAAAGTTCatctatttcatttatatttttattatcgtCTACTTCTAGAGATAAATTCTGAATAACACTAATTGATTCCATtgcttctttttcttttcttttaaattcttctgaaaaattatatgcatCTTCAACGTTTATCGACTCATAACTACTTATGGCATTTGTATTATAACTTTTGTTTAAGTCATCAATATCGTTAGTTATAAAGTTGCAGctatttttgatatattcTACACATGATGTagaatcttttttttttttttgaataattagCATTTCTTTTGATATTTTAGCATTAATAGTCGTAATCAACAaggattttaaaaataatttataacttttTCCTAGTTCTAGTAATTCATTTAAAGATGTATCAACGTTTATAACGCTATTATATCtatcatttatttcatcAGTAATTGTATTAATGTTTTGTTTTGctttttctaatattatcAAGGGAGACTGGTCTTCTTTTGATTTTTCAATAGTTTCTTCTAAGTTATTTAGAGAATTCTTATTATCATCAAGCtctgtttttattatattaatttttaattctctATCCATTTTgcttaattcatttaaatacGAATTTGaaagtttttttaaattttcatactCTTcacctttttttaaaatttcatcaTAGTGTTCATCatcaatatttattttatttatttttttacactTCTCAATTGttctttctattttttccAAATAATCATCAGTTTTATTTATCATACATttaatccttttttttaattcgtCTCTTAATCTTATTTGTTCATAAATACTATTAGCtttaataatgatattttCACTTTCTTCTGCTTTTGTATCTATATCGTTTGAATTTTtctgaatttttaaaacaatcTGTTTTGTATcacttattttttcataattttccaattttttttctatttctatatttatatctATAAATTTTGCtcctttatttatttcattgtaAATATCATATGCTTTATCTTTATAAGAGCAATgtattattttacttttcttTATTTCACCATCTTTGATTTTTGCGTTATTCAACTCATTCAATGAAGAAGTTACATCATCTAAATTTGTAATATTCTTAACATTCTGTTTAATGCTTTCAAGATATTCTCTTACTTGAGAGTGCTCTTCTTCGGATCTTTCGTGAACCCTATTTAACTCTTCTTTCATATCAAATATAAATCTTAAAACTTTACTCTTTTTAATGTTGTTAACACTATCCACcaatttttccattttttccttttgtCCTTTAAGtttatctttttctattttagctttttcctttttttctttcatacCATTGTATGTTGTAGATGATTCTAAAGCATACAAAGCAAAATTTTCTATAGCTTTATATGATTTATCAAATGATTCACTTATTGTAttcattttaattctttcattttcaaatatttgtgtaatatcatttttttttgatggaGATTCCATAAAGAAGATGATTGAGGCatcaatatttaaatttattaacttttttaaagattccatatcttctttattttgatctgctattttttttatcctttCCAAAATTCCTTCTTCATAAGATTTTTTAGATATTTCCATTTCATCTTCCATGCTACTAATCTTAGTTTCTAGGTCTATTAGTTTACTTGATTCATTGtttaatatgttttttttattttcgatttttttcaaaatttctgaaacattttttaaatgattttgTTCTATCTCTAAATTGTTTAGTGAATATTCATTTCCTTCAAGATACGTTGAAATTGAGTCTACTTCATTTTcagatttatttaaaatttctagTGTTCTTTGTTTTATTTCATCTATATCCAGTAGAACGTTATCTGAATTAGTTCTTATAATTTGAATTCGGGAATATGCATCAGTAGACTTTTCATTTACTTCATACTCTTCTACTATATTGACATCTTCTTTTAGtatatttaactttttttttaatttttctaataatttttgAATATTATCATAATCATCTCTCATtcctaaaaatatatttgttgcatcattttttttcatttcaatctttattttttccgCTAGAATTAAAGATTTATATAAGAGGTTATCCATATTTTGTTCGTATTGTGAAGATAATTCACAATTTTTGCTGGTTCCTAGCAAATGTTTTTCTGCATCATTTAAGCATCCTTCAGATTCATTCACATATTTATCTATTTCTTCTATTACATCttctgttatttttttttcttcatattgATCGTGATTCTTTAAgtattctattttattttttccccTTCTTATATTGTTGTGAAACATTTTTGAAGCTTCTTTATGTTCTTCAGCTTTTGTTAAAAGCTTGttcatattttctttattagtTGTAACACGATTTTTAATAATCTTAATTTCCTCTATATCTCTATCAATAGATTTTTCATCTAAGTTATTTATAAGTAAGTCTCTTAATTCTTCTGCCTTTTTAATATCACTTAATGTagctttatttatattttctgttTCTATAAATTTCTCTtttgtattttctttttctgcTTTGGCTTGTtgtgcatttttttttatgtcttCCATAATACTACTAAATCTTGTAGACATTAACAttttttccatatttttaatttcttttaatgcATGATCGAtgtcacttttttttttttttatatctttcaATTTATATTcgatatttattttaatattatcaatattatCTTCTATTTCGATATTGGAGATTTGTTCATATATTGCTATAGCTTCTTGTTCTAATgctattattttcttttggCTATCCTGAGAATTTTCAACATATTCttcataattaaaattttccaATTCATTTTCTGTGATATTCGCTGTATTCTCTTTTAATTgctcaattttttttttatataaactaATAGTTTGTATTTCTTCTTCAGCCTTCTTTTTCTCATCACTAATTTGGTATATAGCATCATGTATCattatctttttatattctaaaatttttatatttatatctgTTAATGAAGGCTTTAATTCATCTTTTGctgtatttaatttttccattatatttttcattttttcataaatttgttttgtattactttttttttcttctaaattatcattattttgtttttggTAATTCGATGCTTCTACTTGTTCCTTAGATTCGTTTCCAATgctaattaatttatttttatgtgtCTCAATTATATCTATAAGATTTCTAATAAGTTGTGATGTTGTTTTTAGTATTtccttattatttttattcataactttttctatatcattttcggaattataattttcagcATTTTTCTTggatttttctaaaatatctaaatttttttgtatttcatCATTAATTTGTTGATCTAGTTTCATTATAAGATTATGAATTATATTTgaaatttcattaatttgGATATTAATTGTATTGTTGGTTTCTACATTTAATGATGCAACTTCTAATTTTATGACACTTATTTTTCCTGTAATATCTGTCAAATGATCTTTTTGGCTTGATATATTTCCTGTAAgtgtttttatatattcttcaGTAAGAGCATTACgaacattttcttttatcgTTTTAGATTGTTGCAGAATTCCTTTTGATTTTCCCTCAAAATCATtaatttgatatattttatcCTCTATATCTCTTTTCATTTcttctaatttatttaaaaatttagtttttatattttcttctatcAAGTTTTCTTCATTAATTATAGCAATCTCTCTAGATAGTTTATCTCTTAAAGCGTTCGCACTTCTTTTCAAATCATCAACTAATAAGTTATTCTTATTAgactcatttataatattatttaaaattttagagGATTCAATGACTGTATTTGAAAAATTGATTAGGTTAATACTACTATCAATTGAGCTAGTTGCATCATCAAACCTCGTCTGATGCTCTCTTAATTTACTGTGCATATTTTCCTGGTCAATACGTTCTTTCAAAGCTTCAATATTATTAACAATGCTAGTATCTGGATACATAGTAaagtataattttattttgttgtATTGTTCTAACTGCTCTCTTATAGCACTCACAGCATTTTCTTCATCActaatttgttttttaatttcctTCTTATTACCACAAATAGTTTTTTCAAGGTCTAATGTTTTTTGAAAGGTATTTGTTCCTTGTTGTACATCATTAtctttatcaaaaaaatttttcagAAATTCATCTTTTCTTGTCATTATATTATCTTCATAACTTTTAAATATGTCCTTGTTcttttcataattatatatatttgtagaTGCTAAATTCCATattctattaaaattatttgaagatatttcaatttttttgtgCAAATCTTCAATTAATCGAGTTAAGATGCGATTTTTAAGTTCTGtgattttgttatttgtagGTTTTACATCATTTTCTACAGTTAATGAAGCACTATCTAcacttttaattattttagtGCATTTTTCTGTTGCCTCATCCAGAAGCTCATTAATTCTATTTAGACTGTAATCCTCATAgtttaatgattttttttcatctataAACTGTGATATTtcttcaaataatttttccaGTTTTCCATCATCAAATAAAGATCTTAAAGCTGAATTAATTCTTTCATTTATCTCTTGTTTTTCCCTTATGCATTCTTCATCATTAAAGGAtgtttcatttattaatgtttcaataattttaagatcttcattttcatttttttttaaatgtataatTGACTGcaaatcattatttttgttgTTCATTTGTTCCAAGTAttgttttatttcttctatagaattttttttattttcgtcttcttgtttttttaatttttgtagatcacttttttttttattaatttgttcatTTAAACCGCTAATtgtattttctaatttttgtAATTGATTATAATTTTCTCTTAATATATCAAGTTCATCACTTGATGATTCTATgatattttcaatatttttttttatacttaaaACCTCTTCTGTAATATCAATCAggttattttctttatctagTGGTAATTCTCTTTTCATTGATTCTATATCAGACGACCTTGACATAATAGAACTATGCTTAGTGTTCGATAAATTCATCTTTTCTTCTATGCTAGTATTATGCATAGATACTTCAGCATATAATGCATTAAGTTCACTTTGGATACTACTAATTTCTGAGCTGCTATATCCATGTGATAAATATTCTAAGTTTCCTATATCTCCATCAATTATACTCTTAATATTACTAAATAATTCCCGGGAATCTGAAACAATTTT
The nucleotide sequence above comes from Plasmodium relictum strain SGS1 genome assembly, contig: PRELSG_00_v1_122, whole genome shotgun sequence. Encoded proteins:
- a CDS encoding reticulocyte binding protein, putative produces the protein MPYILKIYAWVYISYEKKVKITSNEFKHNQNNLLFDSSLEEGKEIKNNIIKEYNSTKKKKLKTFNFPSENIYNKKIYNLRIVDAKASYLPKKVSSVNLDSNENTNPSYFVHIKNRSPNSSKTYNTKEEKKKDKVNGITNSFIQTVNTPSIDINALNEYNTLIRTIEEKITIAKDLYVTANSYNDLIFHLSYSNKLNFVKYSSPKIADFVNCENNAINFYEKTKQDIRKRFYNLISLLGDDVKKSLYESELHSFREKVKGDLETTKKYHDRCINKDSTAFNSVNNYIKKEFCGLFGCNGVECDLYGCINTINNRYKKIIEAYLNKLKVNKKADSDFLQEIDDFLNSDNKLLRIKNGNMCEKEVKNSLKLLIEEVSDIKDVYKKNADITYDYLDKLKVCNSHALKKSFPSSSIAKELDYVSILGNGIHHYKIWNDRLRRNFNEYKGEVNNLFKKELEELGEKIKSLVYPESVKLESEKIVSDSRELFSNIKSIIDGDIGNLEYLSHGYSSSEISSIQSELNALYAEVSMHNTSIEEKMNLSNTKHSSIMSRSSDIESMKRELPLDKENNLIDITEEVLSIKKNIENIIESSSDELDILRENYNQLQKLENTISGLNEQINKKKSDLQKLKKQEDENKKNSIEEIKQYLEQMNNKNNDLQSIIHLKKNENEDLKIIETLINETSFNDEECIREKQEINERINSALRSLFDDGKLEKLFEEISQFIDEKKSLNYEDYSLNRINELLDEATEKCTKIIKSVDSASLTVENDVKPTNNKITELKNRILTRLIEDLHKKIEISSNNFNRIWNLASTNIYNYEKNKDIFKSYEDNIMTRKDEFLKNFFDKDNDVQQGTNTFQKTLDLEKTICGNKKEIKKQISDEENAVSAIREQLEQYNKIKLYFTMYPDTSIVNNIEALKERIDQENMHSKLREHQTRFDDATSSIDSSINLINFSNTVIESSKILNNIINESNKNNLLVDDLKRSANALRDKLSREIAIINEENLIEENIKTKFLNKLEEMKRDIEDKIYQINDFEGKSKGILQQSKTIKENVRNALTEEYIKTLTGNISSQKDHLTDITGKISVIKLEVASLNVETNNTINIQINEISNIIHNLIMKLDQQINDEIQKNLDILEKSKKNAENYNSENDIEKVMNKNNKEILKTTSQLIRNLIDIIETHKNKLISIGNESKEQVEASNYQKQNNDNLEEKKSNTKQIYEKMKNIMEKLNTAKDELKPSLTDINIKILEYKKIMIHDAIYQISDEKKKAEEEIQTISLYKKKIEQLKENTANITENELENFNYEEYVENSQDSQKKIIALEQEAIAIYEQISNIEIEDNIDNIKINIEYKLKDIKKKKSDIDHALKEIKNMEKMLMSTRFSSIMEDIKKNAQQAKAEKENTKEKFIETENINKATLSDIKKAEELRDLLINNLDEKSIDRDIEEIKIIKNRVTTNKENMNKLLTKAEEHKEASKMFHNNIRRGKNKIEYLKNHDQYEEKKITEDVIEEIDKYVNESEGCLNDAEKHLLGTSKNCELSSQYEQNMDNLLYKSLILAEKIKIEMKKNDATNIFLGMRDDYDNIQKLLEKLKKKLNILKEDVNIVEEYEVNEKSTDAYSRIQIIRTNSDNVLLDIDEIKQRTLEILNKSENEVDSISTYLEGNEYSLNNLEIEQNHLKNVSEILKKIENKKNILNNESSKLIDLETKISSMEDEMEISKKSYEEGILERIKKIADQNKEDMESLKKLINLNIDASIIFFMESPSKKNDITQIFENERIKMNTISESFDKSYKAIENFALYALESSTTYNGMKEKKEKAKIEKDKLKGQKEKMEKLVDSVNNIKKSKVLRFIFDMKEELNRVHERSEEEHSQVREYLESIKQNVKNITNLDDVTSSLNELNNAKIKDGEIKKSKIIHCSYKDKAYDIYNEINKGAKFIDINIEIEKKLENYEKISDTKQIVLKIQKNSNDIDTKAEESENIIIKANSIYEQIRLRDELKKRIKCMINKTDDYLEKIERTIEKCKKINKINIDDEHYDEILKKGEEYENLKKLSNSYLNELSKMDRELKINIIKTELDDNKNSLNNLEETIEKSKEDQSPLIILEKAKQNINTITDEINDRYNSVINVDTSLNELLELGKSYKLFLKSLLITTINAKISKEMLIIQKKKKDSTSCVEYIKNSCNFITNDIDDLNKSYNTNAISSYESINVEDAYNFSEEFKRKEKEAMESISVIQNLSLEVDDNKNINEIDELLRELKRLYKKFKEEKIYINDIYRNISNTKLKEMEKIAEKFIDIAKIHENIVESQKHKFLSNKNILKEIEDFIKKKEQEILTESKNSDFFQKTNNIYEEITYESKKISEIEHVNNNENSKMIMYAEKISYLIERTKSLLRDIDLYQNENDYDLSKEVNEKILEEINEKKRIIKKKTSESKEIFENIKNNIQINKELFHEISYSLLFIQGIIKNLNEIKINYQKKSTKKDEKNDTENHLNEIIKKESTNISINNNINRNILYDKSNQKSNEKDNKSKKNNFGSEAVKIAGGIFGGLLICSCIFIFITYNNGESEKDNEENKIFKEYENNNLHDICKADEVMEVSFFEEENF